The Oxalobacter aliiformigenes nucleotide sequence AAACCGTTTCTTCCAAAAAAGTACCCGTGAAGAAGTACGTTCACGGGCAAAGAATTTTAACTTGATAGGCAAATTTATTATGCAGTATATTTGCAAAAAAATACATATATTTTTCAAAAAAAATTACATGAAATTTCGATTTTTTTAATTGTGTCATGGCGTATCCGGCAAAGTCCGTCAACTGTCTGCCACTTTTCCGGAAAAACGGCCGGTTTTTATGTGGCAGTTCTGTTATTGACGAACAGCTTTTTGATTGACGGAAGAGATTACGCAGAAGGGCTATCCTTTCCGGATACTCTTGTTGTTTCAACAAAAGATTCCTTGGTGAAGATGCTGACAGGAAAGATTGCCCGTTCCGTTGTTTTCCGGAGCGCGGGAAAAACAACCGGTTTTCACGCTAGTGGAGAATTTCTTCCGGAGTGAGAGATCTGGCCCGTGCGATCTGTTCGGGAGTCATTTCGTTTTCCAGTGTTTTCAGGGCTTCTTCTGCTTCGGTTTGTATTTGTGCCGCACGATTGAGGAGGACATAAGCCGCGATTTTGCTATCCGGATTGTTTGGGGTGTTTGCATAAAGGGTCCCGAGAGCATACAGGGCTTCGGGCAAGCCCTGTCTGGCGGCACGACGGAACCAGTGAACGGCCTGTTGCAGGTTACGGGAAGCCCCTTTTCCTGTCAGGCTAGCAAATCCCAGGCTGTATTGGGCCTTGGCATTCCCGGTGTCTGCCGCTTTCCGGAACCATTGTATGGCGGTCAGGTCGTTCTGGAGGACGCCTTTCCCGTTGTAATAGGCCACACCAAGATTGTACTGGGCTTCGGCATACCCCTGGTGGGCGGATTTTTTCCACCAATAGACAGCCTTCTGGTAATCCTGATGAATTCCTTTTCCGGTGTAATAGGCTGTTCCCAGATTGTTCTGGGCATTCGGCAGATCGTTTTCCGCTGCTTTTCCGTACCAGTGAACCGCCAGCTCGTCGCTTTGAGGGACACCTTTGCCGCTGGCATAGAGCAGTCCCAGATTATACTGGGCTCCCGGTTTTCCTTGTTCCGCCGCTTTTTTATACCAGTAAGCAGCCTGTTCGGGATTGCTGGCGATGCCCAGACCGTTTGCATAGGCATTTCCCAGATAAAACTGGGCCTGAATGTCGTTTTGTCTGGCTCGCTGGAGAAGTATTTGCATATTGCTGTCTGCCGCGAAGGAAAAGGATATGCAAAAAAGTGATATTGAAGCGATCACGGGTGCAAGGATTCTGGCCGACATGGAAAGTTCCTGTTTCAAAAAAGTTTGCTGCAATGTTTATCTTACCGAATTTTAGCCCGGTAAAGGGTGGTATGAATCACTTCATGTCGAAAGGGTGGTTTTGCGGGTGGAAGAACCGGATTTGCGGCAAGACAGGCAGGATGGATCGAAATACCGGTTTTTCCGCAGGTAGCCGGAAATGAAAACATTCCGCCGAATGGCAAAATAGCGAGCGAAATCCGGTATGAACGAAATTGAAAACGGAACCGGACATGAAATCCTGCGGTGTCATTGTTGGACAAGCCGCTTTTTTAACGGATTCCGGCATGATTGAGTACATTTTTCGATGTTTTGTCATATAACGGCTTCGGTCGCTTTGTCTCCGTCAATCAGTGTCCGTGATTTCATTCATCTCTCACAGGGCAGTTATGCGTGTGTGCATACGTATCGGTATGTCAAATTTCCTTTTGGCAATCGGGAGATTTCCCTGTCTGGCTGGTAGATAGATGAACGCCATGGGGTTGGTGCCAGAATCATGGGTACCGATGACAAAACGGGGGGCTGTTTCGCTTGGTTTTGCCGTGAAATGGCGGGTATTCGCCAGAGCCGGATCGGGTAACCGGATATTGGGCGGCCGTTATGAAACCACAGGATGAGTGATGCTGTTCCCTGTCGATGCCATTCTGTCCGTCTGGCGGAACATGGGCAGGAATACGATGGTGGACAGTTCGATGCAACAGGACGGGAATTTACCGGCGTTTATGCAAACACCGGAAAAAATAAAGGATGATGACGTGTTTCCGGAAGAAAGTCGCGGTTATTGCTGAACGATGGAATCCGGGAAGGTGAGTTCGCCGGTGGCGGGAAAGTGTTCATGAAGGATAGGAAAACGGCATTTCCCAAAAAAAGGCGCTTTTCGCGCCTTTTGAACAGCGGAAAATAATACCTCAGGATGCGGAATCGTCCAGAGGCATGTTTTTCACAGATTCACGGGAGTGTTCCTTGGATTTGGTTTTTGCCTTGACAAGCTGACGGTCGAGTTTATCCATCAGAAGATCGATGGCGGCATACAGATCCTGGGCAGTGCTTTCCGCGTGCAGGGTTTTGCCCGAGAGGTTCAATTTGATTTCGGCACGCTGGCTTCTTTCCTTGTCGGAAACATTGTCAACGGCCAATAGAACTGAAATATCGATGACGCCATCAAAATTCCGTTTCATTCGGTCAAGTTTGCTTTCTACATGGCTGCGGATTGCAGGCGTTATTTCGAGATGATGTCCACTGATAGTAAGGTTCATACATTTCTCCTTGATGATGTCACCTAAACAAACCAAGTGTCGGAAACACTTGTCATTACTACAAACTTTTTCGCAAACTAGCCGGCGGGATTTTCAGCATGTCGCGATATTTTGCAATGGTTCTTCTTGCAATAACCAGCCCTTCCTTTTCCAGCATTTGTGCGATTTTGTTGTCGGAATACGGTTTTTTCCTGTCTTCACCGGCGATCAGCTGTTTTATTTTTTCCCGGATCGCGGTTGAAGACGCTTCTCCTCCTCCTTCCGTAGCGATATGACTGCCAAAAAAATATTTCAACTCAAAAATGCCGAGCGGTGTCAGCATGTATTTCTGGGTTGTCACACGTGAGATGGTGCTCTCGTGTAGTCCTAGTGTATCAGCAATTTCGCGCAAAACAAGAGGGCGCATGGAAGTCGGACCGAAAGTGAAAAAATTCTGTTGCCGTTCAATGATAGCTTCCGAAACCCTCAAAATGGTATCGAATCGCTGGTTTATGTTTCGGATCAACCATTTGGCTTCCTGAAAACGGGTGTTGAGACTGGTTTTGTTCGATGTGTTCTTGAGAATTTCTCCATACATCCGGTTGATGCGGATTTTCGGCATGGCATCAGCATTTAATTCGGCATGCCAGATCCCGTCTTTTTTGATAACCACGATTTCCGGTACGACAATGTCGGCTGCGTCGTTGGCATAAGCCGCTCCCGGATGAGGATTGCATCGCTGAATGACTTCCCGGGCTTCCAGAAGATCTTCATCGTCGCACCCGAGGGTTTTTCTCAGCCGGATGAAATCACGTTGTGCAAACAGTTTCAGATGGTTTTCGACAATATTCAAGGCACGTTTGCGGACAATGTACGGAATGTTCGGCATCATCCTGATCTGGATGGCAAGGCATTCGGCACTGTTTCTGGCGCCGACTCCCGGCGGATCGAAGGTCTGGATACAACAGAGAGCCTCTTCGAGTTCTTTCCTGTCGATAGCCAGTTCCGGCGGCAGCCATGCGAGCATTTCTTCCAGAGTTTCGAGAAGATAGCCGTTGGAATCCAGCGCATCGATGATCAGTTCGACCAGTGCGCGTTTGCGCTGATCACGAACAGCCAGTCTCATCTGGGATAGCAGATGTTCCTTCAGTGTTTCGGGAGGGGCTTCCAGTTGTGGCAGGAAACGTTCGTCATCTGGATTCCGGTCGGCCGGTTTGGGAACATCCCAGATCAGATGCTCTGCTTCATCGTTTCCGGATTCATTCGTGAAATTTGTCGATACATCGGTAGGTCCGCCGTTTGGTTCATGGGAACTTTCTTCATAGGCGGGTTCTCCTGATGCGACAGGTTGCCGGATGATGGAGCCGTCTGCCTGGAAACGGGCCGTGTTGGCCAGCGGGTCATCAAGCCTTTCCAGAAGGGGGTTTTCTTGCAGTGCGCGTTCGATTTCCTCGTTCAGTTCGAGGCTGGACAGTTGCAAAAGCCTGATGGACTGCTGAAGTTGTGGTGTCAGAGCGAAATGCTGGGCAAGACGGGTTTGCAGTTTCTGTTTCATGTCCGCCCCGTTTTTCACATTCTGAAATGTTCCCCAAGGTAAACGCGTCTGACGGACTCGTTTTCGATGATTTCATCCGGATGGCCACTGGCGAGAACGGTACCCTGATTGATGATGTAGGCGTGATCGCAAATACCGAGTGTTTCACGAACGTTGTGGTCGGTAATCAGTACACCGATACCTCTTTCTTTCAGAAAGCGGACGATTCGCTGGATCTCGATGACGGCGATCGGATCGATGCCGGCAAAAGGTTCATCCAGCAGAATAAAGCGGGGATCGGTTGCCAGTGCACGGGCGATTTCGACGCGCCGGCGTTCACCGCCCGAGAGCGAGAGCGCTGAATTCGTACGCAGTTTTTCGATCTGCAACTCGGCAAGCAGATTGTCCAGTTTCTGCTCGATTTCTATTCTTGAAAGAGGTTTGCCGTCTTTTTTCTGCAGTTCCAGTACAGCCCGGATATTGTCCTCGACATTCAGTTTGCGAAAAACGGATGCTTCCTGTGGCAAATAGGACAATCCCATGGATGCCCGTTTGTGTATCGGCAGACGGGTCAGATCGATGCCGTCGAGTTCGATGATCCCGTCGTCAGCCGGTACCAGACCCACAATCATATAAAATGAGGTGGTTTTCCCGGCACCGTTTGGTCCCAGCAAACCGACGACTTCACCGCTGGAAACGTCAAGGGAAATATTGGAAACAACGGTTCTTTTGCCGTAGGTTTTCTGCAGATGACGAACGATCAGTTTACTGTTGCTCATTTGTTGGACTTCTTTTCACGGGGTTGGATAACGGCCTTGACGCGGCCAGCACCGGGTTTGGAAACGCCTTCGCTGGTGTTGTAAACATTGTAATATTCCGTTTTCGCATTGTAGGAGATGTATTCTCCGGTCACATCGTCGGTGACCTTGCTGCCTTGGAGACGTTTCACTCTGGCGCGAGTGAAAAATTTGGCGATTTCGTTTTTGTTGTCGTATTCGATTTTTTCGCCATAACCTTCCAGCCAGGTATCGGGCCCGCTATCCTGTTTTTGTCTCAGGGATGCCAGTTTTCCGGGAGCGGCATAAAGGGTGATGAACTGGTAACCTTCCGGATCTTCCACAATAACCGCTTTGCCTGCCTTGATCAGAAGTGTTCCTTTCGTCACGACGACGTTGCCTGTGAAGGTTGTGATCTGTTTGACGTCATCGGAAAACATCTGGTCGGCTTCGATATTGGTCGGCTTGTCGGCATCCGCCTTTTCTGCACGGGCATTGAAAACGAGTCCGATACAGAACAGGAATGTCAGAAGGTTGAATAGGTTTTTTTTCATGGGGTTTACCGGTCCGTTAATGTTTTGATCTGCCGGGAGGATTGTAGGTAATTCTGGCCTGGTTGAATATTTGCAGCTCGCTGGTAGCGTTATTGGCCTGCATGCCGATACCGCTCATGATCGAATTGCCGTCGTGAACGATCACTTCCTTATCACTCGTCATGATTTCGTCATCGGGATAGATCAGCACGTATTCCGATGTCAGCCTGAAAGGGCCTTTGCTTGCGGAAGGCTCTCTGTCCATGACGACATTGTTTCTCATGTGGATTTTGGTGTTGAAGTCTTCGACATAGGCTTCTTTCGATCGGATCGTTTGCAGTTGCGAATAGTCGTTCATGGAATAAATGACCGGATTGTCGATCAGATGGGAGTCCTCGATAGGAAAATGGGTCATTTTCGTTCCGGTCGCTTCATATTGTGGTTGTCCGTCAGGCTTCATTCTGAAGTAACGGAAATTTTCCACGATGTAATCCGGATCGGTTCTTTGTTCGAGTGCCGCCGCGTCGGAAGCGCTTTTCCGGATGACCATATTGATCCACAGACTTCCCAATGTTAGTATCAGTACGACGGTAAAGATAATGGCAAGCCGTATGCGAAGCACCGATTTCGGACCCTGGATCATTTCAGAAAACTCTCCACAACAGAGGTGTAACAGCCTTTTGCCCGCATGATCATGTCGCAGACTTCCCGGACTGCCCCGTTGCCACCGCTGTGACGGGTGACATGGTCGACGCGGGACAATACTTCGGGATGACCGTTCGGTACACTGAATGACACTCCGGCGCGGATCAGGACAGGCAGATCGATAATGTCGTCGCCGATGAATCCGCACTGGCTGGCCGCCAGTCCGGTCTTTTCCAGCAATGTTTCGAATGCGGCCCGTTTTTCGCCGGCTCCTTGGATGACATGACTGATTTCCAGATCGGCGGCCCGTCTGTTGACGATGGGGGAGTGACGCGCGCTGATGATGGCGGTCATGACACCTGCCTTTTTCAGCAGTTTGATGCCGTGGCCGTCCAGAACGTTGAAACTCTTGAACAGTTCTCCATCCAGGCCGTAATGCATTTTTCCGTCAGTTAAGACCCCGTCGACATCGAATATCATCAGACTGATCCGGGACAGTTTGCTGGTTAATTCCGGATTCATCAGATCACCTTCGCTTCCGTCAGATCATGAATATGAAGAGCACCGATCAGTTTACTGTCCTTGTCCGTGACAAGCAGCTGGTTGATCCTGAATTTTTCCATGATGCTGACGGCTTCGGCAGCCAGTTTTTCCGGCCCGATGGTACGCGGATTTTTCGACATCACATCGGAAATGGTGATATTGGAAAAATTCTGCTGTTTCTCAATCAGCCGCCGGAGATCTCCGTCCGTAAAAATGCCAATGGCCCGCCCTCTGTCATCGACAACCGACGTCATGGCGATTCCTTTTTTGGTGATTTCGAACAGGGCGTCTTTAAGCTGGGTATCGGCGGTGACGACAGGAATATCATCTCCCTTGCGCATGATATCGGAGACCAGAGTCAGCAGGCGTCTGCCCAAGGCACCTCCCGGATGAGAACGGGCGAAATCGTCTTCCCGGAATCCACGTGCGTCCAGAACGGCAACGGCCATGGCGTCTCCCAGGGCAAGTGTCGTCGTTGTACTGGCTGTCGGGGCAAGATTGAGCGGGCAGGCTTCCTTTTCGACGTGGACGTTCAGGTGAACGTCTGCCAGTTTTGCCAGACTGGATCCGGGACGCCCGGTCATGGCGATCAGGCGTGTTCCCATCCGTTTGATGATGGGAGCGATGGCCATCAGTTCTCCCGCTTCACCGGAATAGGAAATGGCGATGAAAACGTCGTCGTGGGTAATCATGCCAAGGTCGCCGTGAGCGGCTTCCGCAGGATGCACGAACATGGCCGGTGTTCCGGTCGATGCCAGTGTCGCGGCGATTTTGCGGCCGATATGGCCGGATTTGCCCATCCCGGACACCACCACACGGCCCTTGCAGTTCAAAAGCAGGGAAACGGACTCGACAAAATGATCCGCATCTTCCTGACGGAAACGTTTCCGGAGCGTTTCGAGGGCAAGCGCTTCCGTTTTGAGGGTATCATCTGCCAGTTTCAGTAAACGTTCCGTATCGATCGATGTTTTGTTTTTGGTGACTTCTTTGCTCATGATAGAAGTATAAACGAATTATCCGGGCGTGAATCCCGCGGGATGGAAAAATGGTTTTTCCAAGGAACCGGGCAACCGTCGTGACAGGAAAAAAGTTTTGCCATTTTACAAGGGGTTACGCGGAGAAGGAGTGTAACACTTTGTCACAAAAACGGGCGCATCGCGCGTGGATGAAATTCGTTACAATAACAAGTGTAAAAGTAGTTGAAGGATACAAAGAACAAGCGGTAGTCCGGATTTTCCGAGTAGGGATGAAAACGGTTTTAGTACTGTGTTGTTATTCTTAAACTTTAACGCCATTTCATGCAATCGTCTCTTGAATTTGTCCTGCTGATGCTGGGCACCGCTGTTATCGGGGTGGTCGTTTTCCGCTATCTCCAATTGCCCTCGATTCTGGGGTATCTTGCCGTCGGTGTTGTGATCGGCCCTCATTCGACCGGACTGGTCAGCGATGCCCAGTCGCTGGAAGGACTGGCGGAATTCGGGGTGGTTTTCCTGATGTTCACCGTCGGTCTGGAATTCTCGCTTTCCCAGCTTCTCGCCATGCGCAGGATCGTTTTCGGGCTGGGGTTGGCACAGGTATCCACTTCCATCATCGGTTCCATCATCATCACGCTGGTCATTGTTTTTATTCTGCCGCAACTTGGGGCAAGCTGGCAGGGGGCTTTGGCCATGGGGGGCGCCTGGGCAATGTCTTCCACAGCGATCGTATCCAAAATGCTGGCCGAGCGGATGGAACTGGAAACGGATTATGGACGGCGTGTCATCGGCATTCTGCTGTTTCAGGATCTGGCTGTCGTGCTTCTTCTGATTATCGTGCCGACCTTGGCGAAGGGAACAGGCGATATTCTGCTGATTATCGGAATGGCTCTGGGCAAAACGGCGCTTGTTCTGGTGCTTTTGCTTTTTTTCGGAAAGAAACTGATGAGCAAATGGCTCGGGATCGTCGCCGGACGCCGTTCCCAGGAATTGTTCATGCTGAACCTGCTTCTGATGACGCTGGGTGCTGCCTGGATAACGGAACAGGCCGGTTTGTCCATGGAACTGGGCGCATTCATCGCCGGTATGCTCATATCCGAAACACGCTATAAAAACGAAGTGGATGTCGATATCAAGTCGTTCCGGGATGTTTTACTGGGGCTTTTTTTCATTACGATCGGCATGATGCTCGACATGAATGTGGTTCTGCATTACTGGTGGCTTGTCCTGCTGATCATCGTTTCGGCATTTTTCTACAAATTTGCTCTGGCGGCATGGCTGACGCGGCTTTTCGGAGCATCCCGGGGTGTCAGTATCAAAACTGGCCTGGCACTGGCGCAGGCAGGGGAATTCAGTTTCGTGCTGGTCAACCAGATTTCCGGCCTGAATATGGTCGAACCGTGGATTTTGCAGGTCACCATGGCTTCCATGGTGCTTTCGATGCTGGCCGCTCCTTTTATCATTTTGAATGCCGACAAGATTGTCATGCGCTTTTCCGCCAATGAATGGATTCAGCAATCACTGGAACTGACGAAAATCGCCAGCAGTTCCATGTCATTGCAGCAACATGTCATTCTGGCCGGTTTCGGCAGGACGGGGCAGAATATCGCTACCCTGCTTGAGGAAGAACAGATTCCCTACCGGGCGCTGGATATGGATCTGGAACGGGTGAGAAAAGCGGAAACGGCTGGCGCCAATGTTTCCTATGCCGATGCCACCCGTCGGGAAAGCCTGGTTGCAGCGGGCATTCACCGGGCGTCTTCTCTTATCATCACGTTTGCCAGTGTCAATGCGGCATTGAGAGTCCTTCACTATGCCAAGGAACTGGCTCCGAGTCTGCCGGTGATCGTTCGAAGTTATGACGATTCCGATTTCGACCGTCTGAAGGCGGCAGGAGCCGATGAGGTCGTTCCGGAAGTGATCGAAAGCAGTCTTGTTCTGACTTCGTATGCGTTCATGTCGTATGGCGTTCCCATGAAGCGGATCATCAAACGTGTTCGGGCCGCGAGAGCATCCCGTTATGCCAAGCTGAGAGAATATTTTCATGGCGAAACGGACGAAATTCCGGTCGATACCGATTCATACTGGCGTCTGCATGCTCTCCGTCTTCCGGAAGGAGCCGCTGCGGTCGGCAAGACGGTAGGGGAAATGGACTTGCCGTCCAATCATGTCGAAATCACGATGGTTCGGCGCGGAAAGGAAAAAATGACGGTAACGGACGACCTCATCCTGCGTGAAAACGATGTGCTTGTTTTGCGGGGAACTTCCGAAGGAATCGGTATCGTCGAAGAGCTCTTGCTGAAGTAATGAGCTGGTTTGATTTTATGGCGTGATTTGCCGGTTATATCCGCTTTCCGGGAGAAGGACAGGATCATTTCCCGCAATGGGAAGTGCTACGGGCTTGCTAAAAGGAATGGCTTTTCCGTTGATGTTTTTCGGCATATTTTGAAAACGGATTTTTGTTGTTCTTGTTTGTATGGAACAGGTTTGATCCATACGGCTGTTCCAGCGGATGACGCCGCTGGAACGTGGTTGTGGGACGCAATGTACGGGTGTCACCGCTTTTTCCGCGGTTTTAACATGGCTCCGAGGTATTGTCCCGTAAAACTGGCCGGTTTCCGGGCGATTTCTTCCGGTGTCCCTGTGGCGATAATCTGGCCACCGCCCGCTCCTCCTTCCGGGCCGAGATCGACAATCCAGTCGGCCGTCTTGATGACGTCGAGATTATGTTCGATGACAACGACTGTATTGCCCTGATCGCGTAGTCGGTGAATGACTTTCAGCAGCATGTCGATATCCTGAAAGTGCAGGCCTGTTGTCGGTTCGTCCAGAATATAGAGGGTTCTGCCGGTATCCCGCTTGGACAGTTCCAGTGACAGTTTGACACGTTGCGCTTCTCCTCCGGAGAGGGTGGTCGCGCTCTGGCCAAGCCGGATGTAACCCAGCCCGACGTCCAGCAGGGTTTGCAGGCGTCTGGCAATGGCAGGAACCGGTTTGAAAAATTCATGCGCTTCTTCAACCGTCATGTTCAGCACGTCGGAAATATTTTTGTCCTTGTAGGCGATTTCAAGCGTTTCGCGGTTGTACCGTTTTCCGTGACAGACGTCACAGGGAACGTACATGTCTGGCAGAAAGTGCATTTCGACCTTGATGACGCCATCGCCCTGACACGATTCGCAACGGCCTCCCTTGACATTGAAAGAAAAACGGCCAGCCGTATAACCCCGCTCACGTGCTTGCGGTACGCCGGCAAACAGTTCCCGTATCGGGGTGAACAGTCCGGTATAGGTGGCCGGATTGGATCGCGGGGTACGTCCGATCGGGGCCTGGTTGACGGAAATGACCTTGTCGAAGTGTTCCAGTCCTTCAATGGCGGTATAGGGAGCCGGTTCCGTTTGCGAGCCGTACAGGTGATGGGAAACGGCAGCGTATAAGGTATCGTTGATCAGGGTCGATTTGCCCGATCCGGAGACACCTGTCACGCAGGTCAGCAACCCGATAGGCAATCTGAGGGTGACGTTTTTCAGATTGTTGCCGGAAGCACCTTTGATAACCAGTTGCTTTTCCTTGTCCTGTCTGACCCGTTTCACAGGAACTTCTATGGACAGTGTCCCGTTCAGGTATTTTGCCGTCAGTGAATCTTCCGATTGCAGGATTTTGTCAGGTGAGCCGCTGGCGACGACGTTGCCGCCGTGTACGCCGGCACCGGGACCCATATCGACGATGAAATCGGCGGTTCTGATCGCATCTTCGTCGTGTTCCACCACGATGACGGTATTGCCGATGTCGCGCAGGTGCTTGAGCGTGGCGATCAGCCGGTCGTTGTCGCGCTGGTGCAGTCCGATGGACGGCTCGTCCAGTACATACATCACACCGGTCAGTCCGCTGCCGATCTGGGATGCCAGCCGGATTCGCTGGGATTCTCCGCCGGAAAGCGTTTCCGCACTCCGGTCGAGCGACAGGTAGTCGAGTCCGACATTGTTCAGGAAATGCAGACGGGAAACGATTTCGTGGATGATACGGGTGGCGATTTCTTTCTTCGCCCCGGTCAGGGAAAGCGTTTCGAAATAGGCTAGGGTCTCATCGAGAGGCAGACGGGTGATTTCATGGATGGCTTTTTCTTGGGGGCCTTCGCCGACTTTCACGAATCGTGCCTCGGTACGGAGTCTGGCACCATGACAGGAAGGACAGGCCCGTTCGTTGATCAGTTTGGCGAGATCTTCCCGTACGGCCATGGAATCGGTTTCACGGTAGCGGCGTTCCAGATTGCTCAGGATACCTTCGAACGAATGTTCCTTGACCCACGGACGGCCGTGGCTGTTCAGGTAGGTGAACGGTATTTTTTCCTTTCCGGAACCGTAAAGGACAATGTGCCGGATGTTTTCCGGCAATTCTTCGTAAGGCGTATTGACATCGAAATGGTAATGGTCCGCCAGATTCTGAAGCATCTGGAAATAAAACGGATTTCTCCGGTCCCAGCCTTTGACGGCGCCGGCCGCCAGCGACAGACCGGGAAACAGGACAACCCGTTTGGGATCGAAAAATTCGATGTGACCCAGACCGTCGCATTCCGGACAGGCACCCATCGGGTTGTTGAATGAAAACAGCCTCGGTTCGAGTTCATGGAGAGAATACCCGCAGATGGGACAGGCAAACTGGTTGGAAAAAACCTGTTCTTCTCCCGTGTCCATATTGACTGTCAGTGCCCGGCCTTCGGCGATACGCAAGGCCGTTTCGAAACTTTCCGCCAGCCGCTGCTTGATGTCGGGATTGATTCTGACACGGTCGACGACGACATCAATCGTATGTTTCTCATTTTTTTTCAGAGCAGGCAGTTCATCCACGTCGACAACTGTCGCCGGTCCGGTGCCGCTTTTGACGCGGAAACGGATGAATCCCTGTGCCTGCATCTGTTCGAAGAGATCGACGTGTTCGCCTTTCCGGTTGACGACAACGGGCGCCAGAATCATCAGACGGGTTCCTTGCGGCATGGCCAGAACCGTATCGACCATTTGCGAGACGGACTGGGCGGTCAGGGGATTTTCGGGATGTTTTGGGCAGTGCGGTGTGCCGACGCGTGCAAAAAGCAGACGCAGATAGTCATATATTTCCGTAACGGTGCCGATGGTCGACCTGGGATTGTGCGAGGTCGCTTTCTGGTCGATGGCGATGGCAGGAGAAAGCCCTTCGATCAGATCCACATCAGGTTTTTCCATAAGCTGCAAAAACTGGCGGGCGTAGGCCGAGAGCGATTCGACATAACGGCGCTGTCCTTCCGCATAAAGGGTGTCGAAAGCAAGCGAGGACTTCCCGGAACCGGAAAGTCCGGTGATGACGATCAGCTTGTTGCGTGGCAAATCGATCTGGATGTTTTTCAGATTGTGTGTGCGTGCACCGCGAATAACGATTTTTTCCTGGTTTTCCGACATGGAGCGTGCTGTTTTGTTAATGAAAAATAAACTGTGAATGCATACAGGTTAATTCAATATCATAACGTATTTGGCAATATTTCACAGAATGCGTGCATAAGCGGATATGACAGGATTGTCATGGTTTGGGGATTTGTTCTTCTGTCCGCTTGCCGGAGTTCGTTTTGTGACGACAGTGTCATATAATGCTGCTTTATTCATGGCGGTATGCCTTAACCCCACTATTTATTCCTATCAGGAGAAAGTCATGGCATCGATCAACAAGGTCATCATCGTCGGCAATCTCGGCCGCGATCCGGAAAACCGATATCTGCCGAGCGGCGAACAGGTTACCAGTATTGCGGTAGCCACGACTGATCGCTGGCGTGACAAGGCTACTGGCGAGCAGAAGGAAGCGACCGAATGGCACCGGATTTCCTTTTTCGGCAAACTGGCTGAAATTGCCGGACAGTATCTGAAAAAAGGGTCGCAGGTTTATATTGAAGGACGTCTGAGGACACGCAAGTATACGGACAAGGAAGGGATCGACCGGTATGCGACCGAAATTATCGCCGATACCATGCAGATGC carries:
- a CDS encoding tetratricopeptide repeat protein, giving the protein MQILLQRARQNDIQAQFYLGNAYANGLGIASNPEQAAYWYKKAAEQGKPGAQYNLGLLYASGKGVPQSDELAVHWYGKAAENDLPNAQNNLGTAYYTGKGIHQDYQKAVYWWKKSAHQGYAEAQYNLGVAYYNGKGVLQNDLTAIQWFRKAADTGNAKAQYSLGFASLTGKGASRNLQQAVHWFRRAARQGLPEALYALGTLYANTPNNPDSKIAAYVLLNRAAQIQTEAEEALKTLENEMTPEQIARARSLTPEEILH
- the hpf gene encoding ribosome hibernation-promoting factor, HPF/YfiA family, encoding MNLTISGHHLEITPAIRSHVESKLDRMKRNFDGVIDISVLLAVDNVSDKERSQRAEIKLNLSGKTLHAESTAQDLYAAIDLLMDKLDRQLVKAKTKSKEHSRESVKNMPLDDSAS
- a CDS encoding RNA polymerase factor sigma-54, encoding MKQKLQTRLAQHFALTPQLQQSIRLLQLSSLELNEEIERALQENPLLERLDDPLANTARFQADGSIIRQPVASGEPAYEESSHEPNGGPTDVSTNFTNESGNDEAEHLIWDVPKPADRNPDDERFLPQLEAPPETLKEHLLSQMRLAVRDQRKRALVELIIDALDSNGYLLETLEEMLAWLPPELAIDRKELEEALCCIQTFDPPGVGARNSAECLAIQIRMMPNIPYIVRKRALNIVENHLKLFAQRDFIRLRKTLGCDDEDLLEAREVIQRCNPHPGAAYANDAADIVVPEIVVIKKDGIWHAELNADAMPKIRINRMYGEILKNTSNKTSLNTRFQEAKWLIRNINQRFDTILRVSEAIIERQQNFFTFGPTSMRPLVLREIADTLGLHESTISRVTTQKYMLTPLGIFELKYFFGSHIATEGGGEASSTAIREKIKQLIAGEDRKKPYSDNKIAQMLEKEGLVIARRTIAKYRDMLKIPPASLRKSL
- the lptB gene encoding LPS export ABC transporter ATP-binding protein, with amino-acid sequence MSNSKLIVRHLQKTYGKRTVVSNISLDVSSGEVVGLLGPNGAGKTTSFYMIVGLVPADDGIIELDGIDLTRLPIHKRASMGLSYLPQEASVFRKLNVEDNIRAVLELQKKDGKPLSRIEIEQKLDNLLAELQIEKLRTNSALSLSGGERRRVEIARALATDPRFILLDEPFAGIDPIAVIEIQRIVRFLKERGIGVLITDHNVRETLGICDHAYIINQGTVLASGHPDEIIENESVRRVYLGEHFRM
- the lptA gene encoding lipopolysaccharide transport periplasmic protein LptA, with translation MKKNLFNLLTFLFCIGLVFNARAEKADADKPTNIEADQMFSDDVKQITTFTGNVVVTKGTLLIKAGKAVIVEDPEGYQFITLYAAPGKLASLRQKQDSGPDTWLEGYGEKIEYDNKNEIAKFFTRARVKRLQGSKVTDDVTGEYISYNAKTEYYNVYNTSEGVSKPGAGRVKAVIQPREKKSNK
- the lptC gene encoding LPS export ABC transporter periplasmic protein LptC, producing the protein MIQGPKSVLRIRLAIIFTVVLILTLGSLWINMVIRKSASDAAALEQRTDPDYIVENFRYFRMKPDGQPQYEATGTKMTHFPIEDSHLIDNPVIYSMNDYSQLQTIRSKEAYVEDFNTKIHMRNNVVMDREPSASKGPFRLTSEYVLIYPDDEIMTSDKEVIVHDGNSIMSGIGMQANNATSELQIFNQARITYNPPGRSKH
- a CDS encoding KdsC family phosphatase, which produces MNPELTSKLSRISLMIFDVDGVLTDGKMHYGLDGELFKSFNVLDGHGIKLLKKAGVMTAIISARHSPIVNRRAADLEISHVIQGAGEKRAAFETLLEKTGLAASQCGFIGDDIIDLPVLIRAGVSFSVPNGHPEVLSRVDHVTRHSGGNGAVREVCDMIMRAKGCYTSVVESFLK
- a CDS encoding KpsF/GutQ family sugar-phosphate isomerase, whose translation is MSKEVTKNKTSIDTERLLKLADDTLKTEALALETLRKRFRQEDADHFVESVSLLLNCKGRVVVSGMGKSGHIGRKIAATLASTGTPAMFVHPAEAAHGDLGMITHDDVFIAISYSGEAGELMAIAPIIKRMGTRLIAMTGRPGSSLAKLADVHLNVHVEKEACPLNLAPTASTTTTLALGDAMAVAVLDARGFREDDFARSHPGGALGRRLLTLVSDIMRKGDDIPVVTADTQLKDALFEITKKGIAMTSVVDDRGRAIGIFTDGDLRRLIEKQQNFSNITISDVMSKNPRTIGPEKLAAEAVSIMEKFRINQLLVTDKDSKLIGALHIHDLTEAKVI